A stretch of the Pelodiscus sinensis isolate JC-2024 chromosome 8, ASM4963464v1, whole genome shotgun sequence genome encodes the following:
- the SMNDC1 gene encoding survival of motor neuron-related-splicing factor 30 isoform X2 yields the protein MEVIELTKDLLSTQPSEALASSDSSASALPSHSWKVGDKCMAVWSEDGQCYEAEIEEIDEENGTAAITFAGYGNAEVTPLLNLKPVEEGRKAKEDSGNKPMSKKEMIAQQREYKKKKALKKAQRIKELEQEREDQKVKWQQFNNRAYSKNKKGQVKRSIFASPESVTGKVGVGTCGIADKPMTQYQDTSKYNVRHLMPQ from the exons ATG GAAGTAATAGAATTAACCAAAGATCTTCTTTCAACACAACCTTCAGAAGCCCTTGCAAGTTCTGATAGTTCTGCTTCTGCTCTACCCAGTCATTCTTGGAAGGTTGGGGATAAATGTATGGCAGTATGGAGTGAAGATGGACA GTGTTATGAAGCTGAGATTGAAGAGATAGATGAGGAGAATGGGACTGCTGCAATCACATTTGCTGGATACGGCAATGCGGAAGTCACGCCTCTGCTCAACCTCAAACCTGTAGAAGAGGGAAGAAAGGCAAAAGAGGACAGTGGCAACAAACCCATGTCCAA AAAAGAGATGATTGCCCAGCAACGAGAATATAAAAAGAAGAAAGCTTTGAAAAAAGCCCAGAGAATCAAAGAACTTGAACAGGAGCGAGAGGACCAGAAAGTCAAGTGGCAACAGTTCAACAACAGAGCCTattctaaaaacaaaaaaggCCAG GTAAAGAGGAGTATTTTTGCTTCTCCTGAGAGTGTAACAGGCAAAGTCGGAGTGGGAACATGTGGAATTGCAGACAAACCCATGACACAATATCAAGATACCTCTAAATATAACGTCAGGCATTTGATGCCTCAGtaa
- the SMNDC1 gene encoding survival of motor neuron-related-splicing factor 30 isoform X1 — protein MSEDLAKQLASYKAQLQQVEAALSGNGENEDLLKLKKDLQEVIELTKDLLSTQPSEALASSDSSASALPSHSWKVGDKCMAVWSEDGQCYEAEIEEIDEENGTAAITFAGYGNAEVTPLLNLKPVEEGRKAKEDSGNKPMSKKEMIAQQREYKKKKALKKAQRIKELEQEREDQKVKWQQFNNRAYSKNKKGQVKRSIFASPESVTGKVGVGTCGIADKPMTQYQDTSKYNVRHLMPQ, from the exons ATGTCAGAAGATCTTGCAAAACAGTTAGCTAGCTATAAAGCTCAGCTACAGCAAGTTGAGGCTGCTCTGTCTGGGAATGGAGAAAATGAAGACTTACTAAAATTAAAAAAGGATTTACAG GAAGTAATAGAATTAACCAAAGATCTTCTTTCAACACAACCTTCAGAAGCCCTTGCAAGTTCTGATAGTTCTGCTTCTGCTCTACCCAGTCATTCTTGGAAGGTTGGGGATAAATGTATGGCAGTATGGAGTGAAGATGGACA GTGTTATGAAGCTGAGATTGAAGAGATAGATGAGGAGAATGGGACTGCTGCAATCACATTTGCTGGATACGGCAATGCGGAAGTCACGCCTCTGCTCAACCTCAAACCTGTAGAAGAGGGAAGAAAGGCAAAAGAGGACAGTGGCAACAAACCCATGTCCAA AAAAGAGATGATTGCCCAGCAACGAGAATATAAAAAGAAGAAAGCTTTGAAAAAAGCCCAGAGAATCAAAGAACTTGAACAGGAGCGAGAGGACCAGAAAGTCAAGTGGCAACAGTTCAACAACAGAGCCTattctaaaaacaaaaaaggCCAG GTAAAGAGGAGTATTTTTGCTTCTCCTGAGAGTGTAACAGGCAAAGTCGGAGTGGGAACATGTGGAATTGCAGACAAACCCATGACACAATATCAAGATACCTCTAAATATAACGTCAGGCATTTGATGCCTCAGtaa